Proteins encoded together in one Chitinophaga varians window:
- a CDS encoding SMI1/KNR4 family protein: protein MQEYWTRWENWIRQQAPRLLHVLNPGAPYGAMESLEKLTESAIPADFKDFYAIHDGQHKARPGLIDGDQLLPVEEITNKWHYWHDLVASGTYTYNDEPIASEPDTGIRADWWNPHWIPFTADGFGNFLCIDLDPAPEGNYGQIITLWHDDGHREIVARSFREWINNYLDALERGDYIFVKKWGIVHKNTTFNYND from the coding sequence ATGCAAGAATACTGGACAAGATGGGAAAATTGGATAAGACAGCAGGCCCCCAGGCTGCTCCATGTACTAAACCCCGGGGCACCCTACGGTGCGATGGAATCGCTTGAAAAACTCACAGAATCGGCTATCCCGGCTGATTTCAAGGATTTCTACGCCATCCATGACGGTCAACATAAAGCCAGGCCCGGCCTGATAGATGGCGACCAGCTATTACCAGTGGAAGAGATTACCAACAAATGGCACTATTGGCATGACCTGGTCGCTTCCGGCACCTACACGTATAACGATGAGCCTATTGCGTCCGAGCCCGACACCGGCATCCGGGCCGATTGGTGGAATCCCCACTGGATACCCTTTACAGCCGATGGCTTCGGCAACTTTCTCTGCATAGACCTTGACCCTGCCCCCGAAGGCAACTATGGTCAGATCATCACCCTCTGGCATGATGACGGGCACCGTGAAATCGTAGCTCGTTCCTTCCGGGAATGGATCAACAACTACCTTGACGCCCTCGAAAGAGGGGATTATATTTTTGTTAAGAAGTGGGGCATCGTACATAAAAACACCACTTTCAACTACAACGACTGA
- a CDS encoding DoxX family membrane protein, with the protein MENNTIAFVLLRLAVAASMFGHGLVRLPKLNGFSHWMTASFEKSMLPGALVVPFSYILPIAEFVIGLLLILGLFTRLSLIAGAVVMIMLIMGSTLIEDWGNLPSQMIHAAFFAVLLVFIKYNGFALDKVISK; encoded by the coding sequence ATGGAAAACAACACAATTGCCTTTGTACTGTTAAGGCTGGCGGTAGCAGCCAGCATGTTTGGCCACGGCCTGGTAAGGCTTCCCAAGCTGAACGGGTTCAGCCACTGGATGACGGCTTCTTTTGAAAAATCCATGTTGCCCGGCGCCCTGGTAGTGCCTTTCAGTTATATCCTTCCTATTGCTGAGTTTGTGATAGGGCTACTATTGATACTTGGGCTGTTTACCCGTCTGTCACTCATTGCCGGTGCGGTGGTGATGATCATGCTCATCATGGGCTCTACCCTGATAGAAGACTGGGGTAATCTGCCCTCGCAGATGATACACGCAGCTTTCTTTGCGGTGCTGCTGGTATTTATCAAATACAACGGTTTCGCGCTGGACAAGGTTATCAGCAAGTAA
- a CDS encoding 2'-5' RNA ligase family protein, whose product MPRVNYAQLSLFSFYEYFLLLSPGPGIVRKVAAMKSRLATMIKIPSYNLRSIAHISLMKFSRTEDDQTIIRQVAHAVTGFKDFRVQFDGAGIFHHGRTATLMLQPVNSDAISSLHGRISSTFSYRRGNLTPHITIARNVARDELLKVNLHDFDCHDSFCCDKVTILKKAVDAPHYEILQEVPFIP is encoded by the coding sequence ATGCCGAGGGTGAACTATGCACAGCTGTCATTATTTAGTTTTTATGAGTACTTTCTGCTCCTTTCTCCCGGACCGGGCATTGTACGCAAAGTAGCTGCTATGAAAAGCAGGCTGGCTACTATGATCAAAATACCTTCCTACAATCTAAGGTCGATTGCCCATATTTCTTTGATGAAATTTTCGCGTACGGAAGATGACCAGACGATTATACGGCAGGTGGCTCATGCAGTAACAGGCTTTAAGGACTTCAGGGTACAGTTTGATGGCGCCGGTATTTTCCATCATGGCCGTACGGCCACCTTAATGTTGCAACCGGTCAACAGCGATGCTATCAGCAGCCTGCATGGCAGGATAAGCAGTACTTTCAGCTACCGTCGCGGCAACCTCACACCACATATTACCATTGCGCGGAATGTAGCCCGTGACGAACTGCTGAAGGTCAATCTGCATGATTTTGATTGTCATGACAGCTTCTGCTGCGATAAAGTGACCATACTGAAAAAAGCTGTGGATGCGCCTCATTACGAAATCCTGCAGGAAGTACCGTTTATTCCCTGA
- a CDS encoding AraC family transcriptional regulator translates to MIQENLYQPFEIEYRECTECPIDAHKHNFFELVYIVEGSGVQCVNKNQLPYSADKLFLVMPQDCHSFEVKDSTKFFFIRFNDVYLKNQPKEWIQQLEFIFQNNNHLPGCILKNKTDKPLVKSLIEALIREQVNQQPYHKALSQQMVNTILLVVARNISSQLPEPSRQPGKSDASLNILHYIHENIYSPEKLRAEQIATHFNISPTYLSEYFKRNNGDSLQQYIMQYKLKLVETRLQYSSLRVGEIAYELGFTDESHLNRMFKKYKGVNPSAFRKELQLQLQPG, encoded by the coding sequence ATGATACAGGAGAATTTATACCAGCCTTTTGAGATCGAATACCGCGAATGCACCGAGTGCCCTATAGATGCACACAAACACAATTTTTTCGAACTGGTGTACATCGTGGAAGGCAGTGGAGTACAGTGTGTTAACAAGAACCAGCTGCCCTACAGCGCCGATAAACTGTTTCTGGTGATGCCGCAGGACTGCCATTCCTTTGAAGTAAAGGACAGTACTAAATTTTTCTTTATCCGCTTTAATGACGTCTACCTGAAAAACCAGCCCAAAGAATGGATACAGCAGCTGGAATTTATTTTCCAGAACAACAACCACCTGCCGGGCTGCATCCTCAAAAACAAAACCGACAAACCGCTGGTAAAATCACTGATAGAAGCACTTATCCGGGAACAGGTAAATCAACAGCCTTATCATAAAGCCTTATCACAGCAGATGGTCAACACTATTCTGCTAGTGGTGGCACGCAATATCTCCAGCCAGTTGCCCGAACCCTCACGGCAGCCGGGCAAAAGCGACGCATCGCTAAATATACTGCACTATATCCACGAAAATATCTATTCCCCTGAAAAATTAAGGGCCGAACAGATCGCCACCCATTTTAATATATCACCTACCTACCTGAGCGAGTACTTCAAACGTAACAACGGCGACAGCCTGCAACAATATATCATGCAGTACAAACTAAAGCTGGTGGAAACGAGGCTGCAATACAGCAGCTTGCGGGTAGGGGAAATAGCGTATGAACTGGGCTTTACCGATGAAAGTCACCTGAACAGAATGTTCAAAAAATACAAAGGGGTCAATCCATCCGCATTCAGAAAGGAATTGCAGTTACAATTGCAACCTGGCTGA
- a CDS encoding Na+/H+ antiporter — protein sequence MHHSLLLVLTLLFVVFMLVMLGQRLKISYPIFLVLAGLGIGFIPGLPKIEIDPDLVFTIFLPPLLYEAAWYTSWNDFWKWKRPIMMLAFGAVIFTSCIVAYVSHSMIPGFTLALGFLLGGIISPPDAVAATSVLKHLKVPKRAMTVLEGESLINDASSLIIFRFAALAVVSGQFVIHQAIGDFFLSAGMGILIGLAVANIMYAIHRWLPTTPSIDSALTLMTPYFIYLAAEQFHFSGVLAVVSGGLFLSYRSHAIFPDGATRMQMLGVWSTLIFVLNGIIFMLIGLELPTIVHALGNYSIGDAIRYGLVIAFLTILVRLFWVYPGAFIPRMLSKKIRTQEASPGWKGPLVVGWAGMRGVVSLASALSVPLLFPHRNLIVFITFIVILVTLVFQGLTLPWLIKLIKVGEIDDITPLAEQEAGMRLAMMKVALQRLEEKYSFEANDNELVGFLKKDLEHNISSTSARLESLECDDTEKTEVELYHAVLMDIYAQQRQELFRLRQHNTFSDEVIRSQEMQLDLDEMKIRHPGHE from the coding sequence ATGCACCATTCATTGCTCCTTGTCCTTACTTTGTTGTTTGTAGTATTTATGCTGGTGATGCTGGGCCAGCGGTTAAAGATCTCTTATCCTATTTTCCTGGTGCTGGCGGGACTTGGAATTGGTTTTATTCCTGGTTTGCCGAAGATAGAAATAGACCCCGACCTTGTTTTTACGATTTTCCTGCCACCTTTGCTATATGAAGCCGCCTGGTATACTTCCTGGAATGACTTCTGGAAATGGAAGCGGCCTATTATGATGCTGGCTTTTGGCGCTGTTATTTTCACGTCCTGTATTGTCGCGTATGTTTCCCATTCGATGATACCCGGGTTTACGCTGGCGCTGGGCTTTCTGCTGGGCGGCATTATCTCTCCGCCGGATGCAGTAGCAGCGACCAGCGTATTGAAGCACCTGAAAGTCCCTAAGCGGGCCATGACCGTCCTCGAAGGCGAAAGCCTGATCAACGACGCGTCCAGCCTGATTATTTTCCGGTTTGCCGCCTTGGCGGTAGTCTCCGGGCAATTTGTGATACATCAGGCTATCGGTGATTTCTTTTTATCCGCCGGCATGGGCATCCTGATCGGACTTGCAGTGGCAAATATCATGTATGCTATTCACCGATGGCTGCCTACTACGCCCAGTATAGACTCTGCACTTACGCTGATGACGCCGTACTTTATATACCTGGCGGCGGAGCAGTTTCATTTTTCCGGTGTACTGGCTGTTGTTAGCGGAGGGCTGTTCCTCTCCTACCGCTCACATGCCATCTTCCCGGACGGCGCTACCCGTATGCAGATGCTGGGTGTATGGAGCACGCTGATCTTTGTGCTTAATGGCATCATTTTCATGCTGATAGGGCTGGAACTGCCCACTATCGTGCATGCGCTGGGCAATTACTCCATCGGCGATGCTATCCGGTATGGACTGGTGATTGCTTTCCTTACTATACTGGTGCGGTTGTTCTGGGTATATCCGGGCGCTTTCATTCCGCGGATGCTGAGCAAAAAAATCCGGACACAGGAAGCCAGTCCGGGCTGGAAAGGGCCGCTGGTAGTAGGATGGGCAGGCATGCGCGGCGTGGTCTCACTGGCGTCCGCTTTATCTGTGCCGTTACTGTTCCCGCACCGTAACCTGATTGTGTTTATCACCTTTATCGTGATTCTGGTGACGTTGGTATTTCAGGGACTCACGCTTCCCTGGCTTATAAAACTCATTAAAGTGGGTGAGATAGATGATATTACACCATTGGCGGAACAGGAAGCAGGCATGCGCCTCGCGATGATGAAAGTGGCCCTTCAGCGGCTGGAAGAGAAATATTCCTTTGAAGCAAACGACAATGAACTGGTCGGTTTTCTCAAAAAAGACCTGGAACATAATATCAGCAGTACTTCCGCGCGACTGGAATCACTGGAATGTGACGATACCGAAAAAACAGAAGTGGAACTGTATCATGCCGTGCTAATGGATATTTACGCACAACAACGGCAGGAACTGTTCAGGTTACGGCAGCACAACACCTTTAGCGATGAGGTTATCCGCAGCCAGGAGATGCAGCTGGACCTTGATGAAATGAAAATCCGACACCCCGGTCACGAATAA
- a CDS encoding AraC family transcriptional regulator: MKQIVLAVIAYAVQRDIDAAKLCQLAGINLKTLKKTDAPPVAQQQLDALWLHGAQLSGDPLFALHFAASVQPAALGIVGQIVQTSATVGEALTHAAALAGHLTDQCRLEIARNSKNFTVRFIPAAGNINEPTMAFRNLMELLMVITIHEVTGLMLEKIAPLAVRLPYNVPDITAYEQIFRCRPVKRAGEYALVFDARYWEEPILSANYELQNMLLKKVASMAQQPSKTVNNLQTRVYNYLLANSYLGIISLEEMAANFNLSPRSLQRKLKEEGVKYQEIADAVRKSLALYYISAGSYPLKDISYMLGYNEMSAFTRAFRRWTGSSPLQYQSL; encoded by the coding sequence ATGAAACAAATAGTATTAGCCGTCATCGCTTATGCCGTGCAGCGCGATATAGATGCAGCAAAGCTCTGTCAGCTGGCAGGCATCAACCTAAAAACATTAAAGAAAACTGATGCGCCGCCGGTCGCGCAGCAGCAGCTGGACGCACTGTGGCTGCATGGGGCGCAACTGTCGGGGGACCCGCTGTTTGCGTTGCATTTTGCTGCTTCCGTACAGCCGGCAGCGTTAGGCATAGTAGGCCAGATCGTTCAGACCAGCGCCACCGTGGGAGAGGCGCTGACACATGCGGCGGCGCTGGCGGGCCACCTGACAGACCAGTGCCGGCTGGAGATCGCGAGGAACAGTAAAAACTTCACCGTGCGGTTTATCCCGGCTGCGGGTAATATTAACGAGCCTACGATGGCCTTCAGGAATCTCATGGAGCTGCTGATGGTCATTACCATTCATGAAGTGACGGGCCTGATGCTGGAGAAAATTGCGCCGCTGGCAGTGAGACTGCCTTATAATGTACCGGACATAACAGCATATGAACAGATATTCCGGTGCCGGCCGGTAAAGCGCGCCGGGGAATATGCTTTAGTATTTGACGCCCGTTATTGGGAAGAGCCGATCCTATCGGCCAACTATGAACTGCAAAATATGTTGTTGAAGAAAGTGGCGTCCATGGCGCAGCAGCCATCAAAAACGGTGAATAACCTGCAGACGAGGGTGTATAATTATCTGCTGGCCAACTCTTATCTGGGCATTATATCGCTGGAAGAGATGGCGGCTAATTTTAACCTGAGTCCACGGAGCCTGCAACGTAAGCTGAAAGAAGAAGGGGTGAAATATCAGGAGATCGCCGATGCGGTGAGGAAATCACTGGCGTTGTATTATATCTCTGCGGGTAGTTATCCGCTGAAAGATATTTCGTATATGCTGGGGTATAATGAAATGAGCGCCTTTACCCGTGCTTTCCGGCGGTGGACAGGCAGCAGTCCGCTACAATATCAGTCGTTGTAG